A genomic window from Cyprinus carpio isolate SPL01 chromosome B9, ASM1834038v1, whole genome shotgun sequence includes:
- the LOC109075653 gene encoding anterior gradient protein 3-like, giving the protein MQHWMICVLLLFLAFCDVSTQRKKKTVQTLSRGWGDDITWVQTYEEGLSKAVESKKPLMIIHHLEDCPHSKALKKAFAEHQTIQRLAKSDFIMLNLEHETTDTNLAPDGFYVPRILFVDPSLTVRADIAGKYANRMYTYEQSDVDFLAENMMKAKILLKDEHEDHDDL; this is encoded by the exons ATGCAGCACTGGATGATCTGCGTATTACTTTTGTTTCTTGCGTTCTGTGACGTCTCTactcaaaggaaaaaaaagacagtcCAAACTCTATCAAGAG GTTGGGGCGATGACATCACTTGGGTTCAGACGTATGAAGAAGGACTGTCTAAAGCGGTTGAAAG TAAGAAGCCCCTGATGATCATTCATCATTTGGAGGACTGTCCGCACAGTAAAG CTCTGAAAAAGGCTTTTGCTGAACATCAAACTATTCAAAGGCTGGCCAAATCAGATTTCATCATGCTCAACTTAGAG catGAGACCACCGATACTAACTTGGCGCCTGATGGCTTCTATGTCCCCAGGATCTTGTTTGTTG ATCCGTCACTGACTGTGCGAGCTGACATTGCTGGAAAATACGCCAACCGAATGTACACGTACGAGCAGAGCGACGTGGACTTCT TGGCAGAGAACATGATGAAAGCCAAGATCCTGCTCAAGGATGAACACGAGGATCATGATGATCTGTGA